One genomic region from Anthonomus grandis grandis chromosome 1, icAntGran1.3, whole genome shotgun sequence encodes:
- the LOC126734903 gene encoding uncharacterized protein LOC126734903 translates to MAKLKHFGARGKLLDLIKALLNERFYQVIVNGEQLSSPHRVSSGVIQGSVVGPVLFTSYLFDLVGLIKMDTTLFADDCKIYANPLTSAVLLQADLQNDEMWSRQCGMKLNTSKCTVLRIGPDNE, encoded by the coding sequence ATGGCAAAGCTGAAGCATTTTGGAGCCAGAGGAAAGCTGCTTGATCTGATCAAGGCATTACTGAATGAGAGATTCTACCAGGTTATAGTCAATGGGGAGCAGCTGTCCAGTCCACATCGAGTGAGCAGCGGCGTTATCCAGGGATCGGTAGTTGGCCCAGTgctttttacatcatatttgTTTGATCTAGTTGGACTTATAAAGATGGACACAACTCTGTTTGCAGATGACTGCAAAATATATGCTAATCCTCTAACCAGCGCAGTGCTGCTCCAGGCAGACCTGCAAAATGATGAGATGTGGTCAAGGCAATGTGGAATGAAACTAAACACATCCAAATGCACAGTGTTGAGGATCGGTCCAGATAATGAATAG
- the LOC126738170 gene encoding 39S ribosomal protein L55, mitochondrial produces MNIGALSLQLRCLSCWSAGITRPHRLTYARTYPTLLVQPDGSTYTIRYPEPRRIIKLPLNIWTLTEAQRKERLEKRKPKKKVVIDDDLDDDFNSAKYLKYIKKK; encoded by the exons ATGAACATAGGGGCTCTGTCTCTCCAATTAAGATGTTTAAGTTGTTGGTCTGCCGGAATTACTAGACCTCACAGGTTAACTTATGCAAGAACATATCCTACACTGTTGGTTCAGCCTGATGGGTCTACATATACTATTCGTTATCCGGAACCACGCAGAATTattaag TTGCCATTGAATATTTGGACCCTTACTGAGGCTCAACGAAAAGAAAGGTTAGagaaaagaaaaccaaagaagAAAGTAGTAATAGATGATGATTTGGATGACGACTTCAATTCTgccaaatatctaaaatatattaaaaaaaaataa
- the LOC126742487 gene encoding B-cell CLL/lymphoma 7 protein family member B has product MSRSIRAETRSRAKDDIKKVMNNIEKVRRWEKKWVTIGDTTMKIFKWVPMHNSDCKKIKHRENKENFARKTLAPPAVDTSNSNSNFSLAEDSNTCFSTVSDSQGPTDFSSSHMAFSDDSNSQGSEQLHGVKRLKTD; this is encoded by the exons atgtcCAGATCAATTCGAGCAGAGACCCGAAGCCGGGCAAAAGATGATATTAAGAAAGTAATGAACAACATCGAAAAGGTCCGACGATG GGAAAAAAAATGGGTTACCATAGGTGACACAACCATGAAAATTTTTAAGTGGGTACCTATGCACAACAGTGattgtaagaaaataaaacacagagaaaacaaagaaaactttGCGAGGAAAACTCTGGCTCCTCCAGCGGTGGATACTTCAAACTCTAATTCCAACTTTAGTTTAGCTGAGGACTCAAATACCT gttTTTCAACTGTAAGTGATTCCCAAGGCCCTACTGATTTTTCTTCTTCACACATGGCATTTTCCGATGATTCTAATTCACAAGGAAGTGAACAGCTGCATGGCGTAAAGAGGCTAAAGACTgattaa
- the LOC126736269 gene encoding dual specificity testis-specific protein kinase 2: protein MYPVNKNDGSPTNFCMYDTPCDPKDTDYEKQFCPNNELSEPTRTRCDKLRVGSSCQALKHAVSALHRLDDFHKEKIGSGFFSEVFKVTHKVTGQVMVLKMNQLRSNRRNMLKEVQLMNRLSHPNILRLMGVCVHEGQLHALTEYCNGGSLDQLIQNRTINLPQQLRLSFAKDMACGMEYLHSERIFHRDLTSKNVLIKKLESGHRQAVIGDFGLSTWIPDPASKTKLCTVGSPYWISPECLKGLYYDERSDVFSYGIVLCELIARVEADPDQLPRTDNFGLDYLAFTELCGPNVVPDFLRLAFRCCTIEPRSRPTFTEIKNTLTEIMTDMQIQDTSSRELSISSCAAKSVEQLNAAIVHKSSAPQHRKIVHRRSLSEDNSILCPSRYISPSDKARHHAFTMCKQDPHYTPRTTNPFAALIQFHGVKKLLGNFSSCCELPSPFVTASTSDAPKSLPGSPTAARKTGKNKSNSFAHPLYKGGSGSNLSEIFCQNETPSAHLRRRGSCESGFYSSIGECLSPSSLWDSGTAVSSLRSLDEIEPAELQAFCKRASSIYTDSSEDISSLTGSEAFAELKPNISTIVEYFEKKGGSLRHPLAKTGSLLSSRIATLRRNLEKQNSVASGSGLHFVNQRSKCSRLVICDGAVKSKLQLFDKK from the exons ATGTACCCCGTTAATAAAAATGATGGGAGTCCAACAAATTTTTGTATGTATGACACCCCATGTGATCCAAAAGATACTGATTATGAAAAACAGTTCTGCCCCAACAATGAGTTATCAGAACCCACAAGGACTAGGTGTGATAAATTGAGAGTGGGATCCTCTTGCCAGGCATTAAAACATGCTGTGTCAGCATTACATAGACTTGATGATTTCCATAAGGAGAAAATTGGGTCTGGGTTCTTTTCAGAAGTATTTAAG GTGACCCATAAAGTCACGGGTCAGGTGATGGTTCTGAAGATGAATCAGCTTAGGTCCAATCGTCGCAACATGCTGAAAGAAGTCCAGCTAATGAATCGCCTAAGTCATCCTAATATCTTAAG attaatGGGGGTGTGCGTCCACGAAGGTCAGCTCCATGCCCTTACCGAATATTGCAACGGAGGTTCTTTAGATCAGCTCATTCAAAACCGAACAATTAACTTGCCTCAACAGTTACGACTCAGCTTTGCTAAAGATATGGCTTGCGGCATGGAGTATTTGCATTCTGAAAGGATATTTCACAGGGACTTGACCAGTAAG aatgtcCTCATCAAAAAATTAGAATCTGGTCATCGACAAGCTGTTATTGGTGATTTTGGACTTTCGACGTGGATACCGGACCCGGCCAGCAAAACGAAACTTTGTACGGTCGGTTCTCCATATTGGATATCGCCTGAGTGCCTTAAG GGATTGTACTATGACGAGAGAAGTGACGTGTTTAGTTATGGCATCGTGCTATGTGAATTGATCGCCAGGGTTGAGGCTGACCCTGACCAGTTACCCAGAACTGATAACTTCGGCTTGGATTATTTAGCATTCACGGAACTGTGCGGTCCCAATGTAGTACCTGACTTTTTGAGACTCGCTTTTAG GTGTTGTACAATAGAACCAAGAAGTCGACCGACCTTCACCGAAATCAAAAACACTTTAACAGAAATTATGACCGATATGCAGATCCAGGACACGTCGTCGCGGGAATTGAGCATTAGCAGTTGCGCGGCGAAAAGTGTAGAACAACTGAACGCCGCCATCGTTCACAAATCGTCCGCACCACAACACAGAAAGA TTGTACACAGACGGTCACTGTCCGAAGACAACTCGATCTTATGTCCTTCGCGGTATATCTCTCCGAGCGACAAGGCGCGTCACCACGCGTTCACCATGTGCAAGCAGGATCCTCATTACACCCCACGAACCACAAATCCTTTCGCGGCCCTCATTCAATTCCACGGCGTTAAAAAACTGTTGGGCAACTTCTCGTCGTGCTGCGAACTTCCCTCGCCGTTTGTCACCGCGTCCACTTCGGACGCACCCAAGTCTTTACCCGGCTCACCTACGGCCGCCAGAAAAACCGGTAAAAACAAGAGTAACTCTTTCGCACATCCGCTTTATAAAGGCGGATCCGGAAGTAACTTGTCGGAGATTTTTTGCCAAAACGAGACTCCATCGGCGCATTTAAGGCGAAGAGGATCATGCGAATCCGGTTTTTATTCGAGTATCGGCGAGTGTCTTTCGCCGAGTAGCTTATGGGACAGCGGCACTGCCGTTAGTTCCTTACGTTCTTTGGACGAAATAGAACCGGCGGAACTTCAAGCGTTTTGCAAACGAGCTTCGTCAATTTACACGGATAGTAGCGAGGATATTTCCAGTTTGACCGGATCGGAGGCGTTTGCTGAATTAAAACCGAATATTTCAACCATCGTGGAGTATTTTGAGAAAAAGGGGGGGTCCTTAAGGCATCCGCTGGCAAAAACTGGATCGTTGCTTAGCTCCCGGATTGCTACTCTGCGAAGGAATTTGGAAAAACAAAATTCAGTCGCCTCGGGATCTGGGTTACACTTTGTGAATCAGAGGTCCAAGTGTTCGCGTTTGGTGATTTGCGACGGTGCTGTAAAGTCAAAGTTGCAACTGTttgataaaaagtga